From the Oxalobacter vibrioformis genome, the window CCAAAGCAGATGGCAGCGCTGTTGAAGCGGGCACTTGCTGATTCACTTCGCCAGTTCAAGGGGGTGTCTGCCAAGGATCTTCTGGAGGCGCGTCACCAGAAATGGCTGAATTACGGCGAGTTCAAGAATATCGTTCCCTCGTCGGAGTAAGGAGTGAATCAGGCGAAAGCACATCACCCTGTTTTCGAATTTGAACGCGTGCTGGAATCGGTTCCGGCACGCGTTTTTGCTTTTGGGCAGCCTGGCAGCAAAGAAGAGGCGATGGCGATTGCCTATTCCGGCGGCCTGGATTCCAGTGTGCTGTTGCATCTGGCCCAGGCTTATGCCGCAAAAAAGCCTATGCGGCTTTTTGCTTTCCATATCCATCATGGCTTGAATGTCAAAGCGGATGACTGGCTTGCCCATTGCCGTAATACGTGTGAGCAACTGACGATTCCCTTTGATTTTTGCCGGGTGACGCTGAATCCGGGGGAAGGCGAAGGTGTCGAAGCGGTTGCGCGCCGTGAACGCTATGCGGCCCTGACAGCCATGTGTCGGCAGTATGGTGTTAATGTGCTGCTGACGGCTCATCATGAGGATGACCAGGTGGAGACAGTGCTTATGCAGTTGATGCGGGGAGCCGGTGTGGCAGGATTGTCAGGCATGGAAATCCTGGGCACGATTCCTGGTGAAGACGATGAGGCGGCACCGCAACTGTTGCGCCCGCTTCTGGCGGTATCGCGCCAGGCGCTGGCGGCCTGGGCAAGCGAAAAACACCTCGCCTGGGTGGAGGATGACTCGAATCTGGATGTGCGATATGTCCGAAATGCCATCCGGCAGAAGGTCGCGCCGCTGCTTTCCGGATTTTTTCCGGGATTTGAAAAGCGGGTGGCACGCAGTGCGCTGCATATGCAGTCGGCTTCCCGACTGTTAAACGAACTGGCGGAAATGGATTGGGAGCGCTGCCATGATGGCGATGCGCTGGATATCATTCGTATGGCAGAGCTGGGGCATGACCGTTTTGATAATCTCTTCCGTTTCTGGCTGGATGCGCACGGGTTGCGCATGCCGTCCACGGCTTGGCTGAAAGAAGCCAGGACGCAATTGCTGGATGCAAGAGAGGATGCCCAGGTAAAGCTGGCGCTCGAAGGTGCCGTTATCCGCCGTTACCGGCAGCATCTTGTGTTTCAGGAGACAAACCCCGAAAGGCCTCTGGCCTTGCCTGAACGGAGTGCGCCATTCACCTGGCAGGGGGAGTCCCGACTGGAAATGGCGGAATTTGGCGGGGAACTGCTTTTTGAGCCGGTGTCAAAAGGCGTGGACGCCAGGTGGCTTCGGGAACAGATACTGGCGCTTGGCGCATATTCCGGCAAGGCCGTGCTCAAAGTAAATGAGGTCCGTCCCACAAAAAGCCTCAAGGCGCACTACCAGGAAAGAGGAGTGCCCGCATGGGAAAGGCAGCGGCTGCCCCTGCTGTATGCTGGTGAGCGTTTGCTTTTTGCCGCCGGTATCGGCACCGCAATCGATTGTGTCAGCCAGGGTGACAATCGTATCCGGATTGGCTGGATTCCTGCGTAAAGGCCGGTACAGCGCCTGCAGATGGGCATTTTGCTTGTTAATTTGGCACTGGCAGGGTAAAGTTTCATGCAGGTTTATGTTTGACATTATTATCTGAAAAAAATATGGGTTTAATTGTTCACAAGTATGGCGGCACATCGATGGGCTCAACCGAGCGGATCAAAAATGTCGCCAAACGCGTTGCCAAGTGGCATGATGCCGGCAAACGCATTATTGTTGTGCCTTCTGCCATGTCAGGAGAGACCAACCGGCTGATTGCACTGGCCCAGGAGATTATGCCGCAGCCGGACCAGCGCGAACTGGATATGATTACTTCAACCGGTGAGCAGGTTTCCATTGGCCTTTTGTCGATGGCGCTGATGGCACTGGGCAAGGAA encodes:
- the tilS gene encoding tRNA lysidine(34) synthetase TilS, which codes for MNQAKAHHPVFEFERVLESVPARVFAFGQPGSKEEAMAIAYSGGLDSSVLLHLAQAYAAKKPMRLFAFHIHHGLNVKADDWLAHCRNTCEQLTIPFDFCRVTLNPGEGEGVEAVARRERYAALTAMCRQYGVNVLLTAHHEDDQVETVLMQLMRGAGVAGLSGMEILGTIPGEDDEAAPQLLRPLLAVSRQALAAWASEKHLAWVEDDSNLDVRYVRNAIRQKVAPLLSGFFPGFEKRVARSALHMQSASRLLNELAEMDWERCHDGDALDIIRMAELGHDRFDNLFRFWLDAHGLRMPSTAWLKEARTQLLDAREDAQVKLALEGAVIRRYRQHLVFQETNPERPLALPERSAPFTWQGESRLEMAEFGGELLFEPVSKGVDARWLREQILALGAYSGKAVLKVNEVRPTKSLKAHYQERGVPAWERQRLPLLYAGERLLFAAGIGTAIDCVSQGDNRIRIGWIPA